A stretch of the Lolium perenne isolate Kyuss_39 chromosome 3, Kyuss_2.0, whole genome shotgun sequence genome encodes the following:
- the LOC127338939 gene encoding cytochrome P450 76M5-like yields the protein MAPEQYLVCIAILAVPLLCYVVTYTRRDARRWPPGPRPRPIIGNLLDLRGGNLHHNLARLAGAHGPVMTLKLGVVRTVIVSSRDAAWEAFSVHDRRIAPRTVPDTRRAVAHADRSMVWLPSSDPLWKTLRSIAARHIFSPRSLEVAQGVRERAVHHMLGTFRRRAGQEVDIGHVLYHGVFDLLTTTLFSVDGQDKLRDLLEEIVALLSEPNMSDFYPLLRVLDLQGLRRWTATRMNRVLDVLEKIIDTRLGEGKHHPDVLGALLALMTTGKLSRRNVKTMLFDILAAGTETTKITVEWAMAELLRNPGAMEAVRAEMKEALAQQRTITEADVAKLPYLQAAVKESMRLHPVAPLLLPHLVVEDGVVIGGYAVPKGATVIFNSWSIMRDPAVWERPEEFVPERFLGKMELSMSGKDVKFIPLGTGRRLCPALPMVELLVPFMLASMLHALEWRLPQGMSPDQMDVTEKYTSNDILVMDVPMKVVPMVAT from the coding sequence ATGGCGCCTGAGCAGTACCTTGTTTGCATAGCAATCCTGGCGGTGCCACTGCTATGCTACGTGGTAACTTACACGAGAAGAGATGCCCGGCGGTGGCCGCCAGGCCCCAGGCCGCGGCCCATCATTGGCAACCTCCTCGACCTGCGCGGCGGCAACCTCCACCACAACCTCGCCCGCCTGGCCGGCGCCCATGGCCCCGTGATGACGCTGAAGCTCGGCGTCGTTAGAACCGTAATCGTGTCCTCCAGGGACGCGGCGTGGGAGGCGTTTTCCGTGCACGACCGGCGCATCGCGCCGCGCACCGTCCCGGACACGAGGCGCGCCGTGGCGCACGCCGACCGCTCCATGGTGTGGCTGCCGAGCTCTGACCCGCTGTGGAAGACGCTCCGTAGCATTGCCGCCAGGCACATCTTCTCCCCACGCAGCCTCGAGGTGGCGCAGGGCGTCCGGGAGCGCGCCGTGCACCACATGCTTGGCACCTTCCGCCGCCGGGCCGGCCAGGAGGTCGACATCGGCCACGTTTTGTACCACGGCGTGTTCGACCTACTGACCACCACGCTCTTCTCCGTCGACGGCCAGGATAAGTTGAGGGACCTTCTGGAGGAAATCGTGGCGCTCCTCTCCGAGCCCAACATGTCGGACTTCTACCCGTTGCTCCGTGTGCTGGACCTGCAGGGCCTTCGCCGCTGGACGGCCACGCGCATGAACCGCGTCTTGGATGTGCTGGAGAAGATTATCGACACTCGGCTGGGCGAGGGCAAGCATCATCCGGACGTCCTAGGCGCGCTACTAGCGCTGATGACCACTGGCAAGCTGAGCCGCCGCAACGTGAAGACCATGCTGTTCGACATCCTGGCGGCGGGCACTGAGACGACCAAGATCACGGTGGAGTGGGCGATGGCGGAGCTTCTGCGGAACCCAGGCGCGATGGAGGCAGTGCGCGCTGAGATGAAGGAGGCCCTCGCGCAGCAGAGGACGATCACGGAGGCGGACGTGGCGAAGCTGCCGTACCTGCAGGCCGCGGTGAAGGAGTCTATGCGGCTCCACCCCGTggcgccgctgctgctgccgcaccTGGTGGTGGAGGATGGCGTGGTCATAGGCGGCTACGCCGTACCCAAGGGTGCCACTGTCATCTTCAACTCGTGGTCCATCATGCGTGACCCCGCGGTATGGGAGAGGCCCGAGGAGTTCGTGCCGGAGCGTTTCCTGGGGAAAATGGAGCTCAGCATGTCGGGGAAGGACGTCAAGTTCATCCCGCTGGGTACCGGCCGGAGGCTGTGCCCTGCATTGCCCATGGTGGAGCTCCTCGTGCCCTTCATGCTGGCGTCCATGCTGCATGCCTTGGAGTGGCGGCTGCCCCAGGGCATGTCACCTGACCAGATGGACGTCACCGAGAAGTATACAAGCAATGACATCCTCGTTATGGATGTGCCTATGAAGGTTGTACCCATGGTCGCAACCTAG